The following proteins are encoded in a genomic region of Cricetulus griseus strain 17A/GY chromosome 7, alternate assembly CriGri-PICRH-1.0, whole genome shotgun sequence:
- the Myo18a gene encoding unconventional myosin-XVIIIa isoform X5 — protein sequence MRAKTEDQIAAEEAWYETEKVWLVHKDGFSLASQLKSEELSLPEGKVRVKLDHDGAILDVDEDDIEKANAPSCDRLEDLASLVYLNESSVLHTLRQRYGASLLHTYAGPSLLVLSPRGAPAVYSEKVMHMFKGCRREDMAPHIYAVAQTAYRAMLMSRQDQSIVLLGSSGSGKTTSFQHLVQYLTTIAGTSGSKVFSVEKWQALYTLLEAFGNSPTIMNGSATRFSQILSLDFDQAGQVASASIQTMLLEKLRVARRPSSEATFNVFYYLLACGDSTLRTELHLNHLAENNVFGIVPLAKPEEKQKAAQQFSKLQTAMKVLAISPEEQKACWLILASIYHLGAAGATKEAAEAGRKQFARHEWAQKAAYLLGCSLEELSSAIFKHQLKGGTLQRSTSFRQGPEESGLGEGTGPKLSAMECLEGMASGLYSELFTLLISLVNRALKSSQHSLCSMMIVDTPGFQNPERGGSARGASFEELCHNYAQDRLQRLFHERTFLQELERYKEENIELAFDDLEPATDDSVAAVDQASHQSLVRSLAHADEARGLLWLLEEEALVPGATEDALLDRLFSYYGPQEGDKKGQSPLLRSSKPRHFLLGHSHGTNWVEYNVTGWLNYTKQNPATQNAPRLLQDSQKKIISNLFLGRAGSATVLSGSIAGLEGGSQLALRRATSMRKTFTTGMAAVKKKSLCIQIKLQVDALIDTIKRSKMHFVHCFLPVAEGWPGEPRSASSRRVSSSSELDLPPGDPCEAGLLQLDVSLLRAQLRGSRLLDAMRMYRQGYPDHMVFSEFRRRFDVLAPHLTKKHGRNYIVMDEKRAVEELLESLDLEKSSCCMGLSRVFFRAGTLARLEEQRDEQTSRHLTLFQAACRGYLSRQHFKKRKIQDLAIRCVQKNIKKNKGVKDWPWWKLFTTVRPLIQVQLSEEQIRNKDEEIQQLRSKLEKVEKERNELRLNSDRLETRISELTSELTDERNTGESASQLLDAETAERLRAEKEMKELQTQYDALKKQMEVMEMEVMEARLIRAAEINGEVDGDDAGGEWRLKYERAVREVDFTKKRLQQELEDKMEVEQQSRRQLERRLGDLQADSDESQRALQQLKKKCQRLTAELQDTKLHLEGQQVRNHELEKKQRRFDSELSQAQEETQREKLQREKLQREKDMLLAEAFGLKQQLEEKDMDIAGFTQKVVSLEAELQDISSQESKDEASLAKVKKQLRDLEAKVKDQEEELDEQAGSIQMLEQAKLRLEMEMERMRQTHAKEMESRDEEVEEARQSCQKKLKQMEVQLEEEYEDKQKALREKRELESKLSTLSDQVNQRDFESEKRLRKDLKRTKALLADAQIMLDHLKNNAPSKREIAQLKNQLEESEFTCAAAVKARKAMEVEMEDLHLQIDDIAKAKTALEEQLSRLQREKNEIQNRLEEDQEDMNELMKKHKAAVAQASRDMAQMNDLQAQLEESNKEKQELQEKLQALQSQVEFLEQSMVDKSLVSRQEAKIRELETRLEFEKTQVKRLESLANRLKENMEKLTEERDHRAAAENREKEQNKRLQRQLRDTKEEMSELARKEAEASRKKHELEMDLESLEAANQSLQADLKLAFKRIGDLQAAIEDEMESDENEDLINSLQDMVTKYQKRKNKLEGDSDVDSELEDRVDGVKSWLSKNKGPSKAASDDGSLKSSRTALNSLPKEGKGPEERPASALSSLSYRKRLTLKDSIGGTGDQESLLTTLSERATSPERPPRKARVAPREEPDQAQGRRCEEQDDCSSIFSGAGSRTSRGLEKRWGSDFDRASTVSAPVSRASSATRGSGEDRARSSLSFSLSGSPSSRRSTSRLDSLSRNLSPSWNRASGLDRESPDSRLSLGQSCLDEWDDGASVALSEAHSQFSHPSLARSLSVPPQPRGSASSSASVTEGSSIRPVSRHSYLDPDLEAAINEVLSYKPVPFQRSSLEPDSEDDDRKSIQSARSAQLDCPERSTSIRRSASAVDVSGSRSGRKSRSKRRSKRTSPSSSSSSSSSSSEGSSEHRRRRKGRSRKSKKKSKSRRKKTESESESSSSSSSGSTVSGHSRSSVKRGPTTDIEETGQAPRRSKKEEKQRKKEVDSLMMRYLYRPESD from the exons GTGATGCACATGTTCAAGGGGTGTCGGCGGGAGGACATGGCACCCCACATCTATGCCGTGGCCCAAACTGCATATAGGGCAATGTTGATGAGCCGCCAGGACCAGTCCATTGTCCTTCTGGGTAGTAGTGGCAGTGGCAAGACCACCAGCTTCCAGCATCTGGTGCAATATCTGACCACCATTGCTGGCACCAGCGGGAGCAAGGTGTTTTCTG TGGAGAAGTGGCAGGCCCTGTACACCCTCCTGGAAGCCTTCGGGAACAGCCCTACCATCATGAATGGCAGTGCCACCCGCTTCTCCCAGATTCTCTCCCTGGACTTTGACCAAGCTGGCCAGGTGGCCTCAGCCTCCATTCAG ACGATGCTCCTGGAGAAGCTGCGTGTGGCCCGACGCCCATCCAGTGAGGCCACTTTCAATGTCTTCTACTACTTGCTGGCCTGTGGTGATAGCACCCTCAG GACAGAGCTCCACCTGAACCACTTGGCAGAGAACAATGTGTTTGGAATTGTGCCATTAGCCAAG CCTGAGGAGAAGCAGAAAGCTGCTCAGCAGTTCAGTAAGCTACAGACGGCCATGAAGGTACTGGCCATCTCCCCCGAAGAACAGAAGGCCTGCTGGCTCATCCTGGCTTCCATCTACCATCTTGGGGCTGCAGGAGCTACCAAAG aagctgctGAAG CTGGACGTAAGCAGTTTGCCCGCCACGAATGGGCCCAGAAAGCTGCATATCTGCTGGGCTGCAGTCTGGAAGAGCTGTCCTCAGCTATCTTTAAGCATCAACTTAAAGGTGGTACCCTGCAGCGATCCACCTCCTTCCGTCAGGGCCCCGAGGAGAGCGGCCTGGGAGAGGGCACAG GCCCCAAACTGAGTGCTATGGAGTGCTTAGAGGGCATGGCATCCGGCCTCTACAGTGAGCTCTTTACCCTCCTCATCTCTCTGGTAAACAG GGCTCTCAAGTCCAGCCAGCACTCGCTCTGTTCCATGATGATTGTGGATACACCAGGCTTCCAGAACCCTGAGCGGGGTGGGTCAGCCCGTGGAGCCTCCTTCGAGGAGCTGTGTCACAACTATGCCCAAGACAGGCTGCAGAGGCTGTTCCATGAGCGCACCTTCCTCCAGGAGTTGGAAAGATACAAGGAG GAGAACATCGAACTGGCATTTGATGACTTGGAGCCGGCCACAGATGACTCGGTGGCTGCTGTGGACCAAGCTTCCCACCAGTCCCTG GTCCGCTCACTGGCCCATGCTGATGAGGCAAGGGGGCTACTATGGCTGCTGGAAGAGGAGGCGCTGGTGCCAGGTGCCACCGAGGATGCTCTCCTCGACCGTCTTTTCTCCTATTACGGCCCCCAGGAAGGAGACAAAAAAG GCCAGAGCCCTCTCCTGCGCAGCAGCAAACCCCGGCACTTTCTCCTGGGCCACAGCCATGGTACCAACTGGGTGGAGTACAATGTGACTGGCTGGCTGAACTACACCAAGCAGAACCCAGCTACCCAAAATGCCCCCCGGCTCCTGCAGGATTCTCAGAA AAAGATCATCAGCAACTTGTTTCTAGGCCGGGCAGGCAGTGCCACAGTGCTCTCAGGTTCTATTGCGGGCCTGGAGGGCGGCTCCCAGCTGGCCTTGCGCCGGGCGACTAGCATGAGGAAAACCTTTACCACTGGCATGGCAGCTGTCAAGAAGAAGTCACTGTGCATACAGATTAAGCTGCAAGTG GATGCCCTCATTGACACCATCAAGAGGTCCAAGATGCACTTTGTGCACTGCTTCCTGCCTGTGGCTGAGGGCTGGCCTGGGGAACCCCGATCTGCCTCTTCCCGCCGAGTTAGCAGCAGCAGTGAGCTGGACCTGCCCCCTGGAGACCCCTGTGAGGCTGGGCTGCTGCAGCTGGATGTGTCCCTCCTCCGAGCCCAGCTTCGGGGATCCCGCCTGCTTGACGCAATGCGCATGTACCGCCAAG GTTACCCAGACCACATGGTATTTTCTGAGTTCCGCCGTCGCTTTGATGTCCTGGCTCCACACCTGACCAAGAAACATGGGCGCAACTATATAGTGATGGATGAGAAGCGG GCTGTGGAAGAACTGCTGGAGTCGCTAGACCTGGAAAAGAGCAGCTGCTGCATGGGCCTGAGTCGG GTGTTCTTCCGGGCAGGCACGTTGGCACGGCTGGAAGAGCAGCGAGATGAGCAAACCAGCAGGCACCTGACCCTGTTCCAAGCGGCCTGCAGGGGCTACCTCTCGCGCCAGCATTTCAAGAAGAGAAAG ATCCAGGACCTGGCCATTCGCTGTGTGCAGAAGAACATCAAGAAGAACAAAGGGGTGAAGGACTGGCCCTGGTGGAAGCTCTTCACCACTGTGCGGCCCCTCATCCAAGTTCAGCTGTCAGAAGAACAGATCCGCAACAAAGAC GAGGAGATCCAGCAACTGCGCAGCAAGCTTGAGAaggtggagaaagaaaggaatgagctTCGGCTCAACAGTGACCGGCTGGAGACCCGG atCTCAGAGCTGACATCGGAGCTGACAGATGAGCGGAACACAGGAGAGTCCGCCTCCCAGCTGCTGGATGCCGAGACAGCCGAGAGGCTTCGAGctgagaaggaaatgaaggagctACAG ACCCAGTACGATGCACTGAAGAAGCAAATGGAAGTTATGGAAATGGAGGTGATGGAGGCCCGGCTCATCCGGGCGGCAGAGATCAACGGGGAAGTGGATGGCGATGATGCAG GGGGAGAGTGGCGGCTGAAGTATGAGCGTGCTGTTCGGGAGGTGGACTTCACCAAGAAGCGGCTCCAGCAAGAGTTGGAAGACAAGATGGAGGTGGAGCAGCAGAGTCGGAGGCAGCTGGAGAGGCGG CTTGGGGACCTGCAAGCAGATAGTGACGAGAGTCAGCGGGCACTACAGCAGCTCAAGAAGAAGTGCCAGCGGCTCACAGCTGAGCTGCAGGACACCAAGCTGCACCTGGAGGGCCAGCAAGTCCGAAACCATGAGCTGGAGAAGAAGCAGAGGAG GTTTGACAGTGAGCTTTCCCAGGCACAGGAGGAGACCCAGCGGGAGAAGCTGCAGAGGGAGAAACTTCAGCGGGAGAAGGACATGCTCCTGGCTGAGGCTTTCGGCTTGAAGCAGCAGCTGGAG GAAAAAGACATGGACATTGCGGGGTTTACCCAGAAGGTCGTCTCCTTGGaggctgagctccaggacatTTCTTCTCAAGAGTCCAAGGATGAGGCTTCTCTGGCCAAGGTCAAGAAGCAGCTCCGGGACTTGGAGGCCAAGGTCAAGGATCAGGAAGAGGAGCTGGATGAACAGGCTGGGAGCATCCAGATGCTGGAGCAG GCCAAGCTGCgtctggagatggagatggagaggaTGAGACAGACCCATGCCAAGGAGATGGAGAGTCGTGACGAGGAGGTGGAGGAGGCCCGGCAGtcatgccagaagaag CTAAAACAGATGGAAGTGCAGCTTGAGGAGGAGTATGAAGACAAGCAGAAGGCACTGCGGGAGAAGCGGGAGCTGGAGAGCAAGCTCTCCACACTCAGTGACCAG GTGAACCAGCGGGACTTTGAGTCAGAAAAGAGGTTGCGCAAAGACCTGAAGCGCACCAAGGCGCTGCTGGCAGATGCCCAGATCATGCTGGACCACTTAAAGAACAACGCCCCCAGCAAGCGGGAGATTGCCCAGCTGAAGAACCAG CTGGAAGAGTCGGAGTTCACGTGTGCAGCAGCAGTCAAAGCACGGAAAGCAATGGAGGTAGAGATGGAAGACCTGCACCTACAGATTGATGACATCGCCAAAGCCAAGACAGCG TTGGAGGAGCAACTCAGTCGCCTGCAGCGTGAGAAAAATGAGATCCAGAACCGGCTGGAAGAGGATCAGGAGGACATGAACGAGCTGATGAAGAAGCACAAGGCAGCTGTGGCCCAG gCCTCCCGGGACATGGCACAGATGAACGATCTCCAGGCTCAGCTAGAAGAATCCAACAAGGAGAAGCAAGAGCTACAAGAGAAG CTACAAGCCCTGCAGAGCCAGGTGGAGTTCCTGGAGCAGTCCATGGTAGACAAGTCCCTTGTCAGCAGGCAAGAAGCAAAGATCAGGGAGCTGGAAACGCGCCTGGAGTTCGAGAAGACCCAAGTGAAGCGTCTGGAG AGCCTGGCTAATCGGCTCAAGGAAAACATGGAGAAGCTGACTGAGGAACGGGACCATCGCGCTGCAGCTGAGAACCGGGAGAAGGAGCAGAACAAGAGGCTCCAGCGACAGCTCCGGGACACTAAGGAGGAGATGAGTGAACTTGCCAGGAAGGAGGCCGAGGCCAGCCGCAAGAAACATGAGCTG GAGATGGACCTGGAGAGTCTGGAAGCCGCTAACCAAAGCCTGCAGGCTGATCTAAAGCTGGCGTTCAAGCGCATTGGGGACTTGCAAGCCGCCATTGAGGACGAGATGGAGAGTGATGAGAATGAGGACCTTATCAACAG ttTGCAGGACATGGTGacaaaatatcagaaaagaaagaataaact TGAGGGAGACTCTGATGTGGACTCAGAGCTGGAGGACCGGGTCGACGGGGTCAAGTCTTGGTTGTCAAAGAACAAGGGACCTTCCAAGGCAGCTTCTGATGATGGCAGCTTGAAGAGTTCCAG GACGGCTCTCAACAGCCTCCCTAAGGAGGGCAAGGGGCCAGAGGAGAGACCCGCCTCTGCACTCAGCTCCCTCAGCTACCGCAAGAGGCTCACCCTGAAAGACTCCATCGGGGGCACTGGGGACCAGGAGTCACTCCTCACCACCCTGAGTGAGCGTGCCACCTCCCCTGAAAGGCCCCCTAGGAAGGCCCGTGTGGCCCCCAGGGAGGAACCCGACCAGGCCCAAGGCAGGAGGTGTGAGGAGCAGGATGACTGCAGCTCCATCTTCTCAGGGGCTGGGAGCCGTACTAGCCGTGGTCTAGAGAAGCGTTGGGGCTCAGACTTTGACAGAGCCTCCACTGTCTCTGCCCCAGTCAGCCGGGCCTCCTCGGCCACGCGTGGCTCTGGGGAGGATAGGGCTCGCTCCTCTCTGAGCTTCTCACTGTCAGGCTCACCCAGCTCCCGCCGCAGCACATCCAGACTCGACAGCCTGTCAAGGAACCTAAGCCCTTCCTGGAACAGGGCCTCAGGCCTGGACCGGGAGAGCCCTGACTCCCGGCTGTCCCTTGGCCAGAGCTGCCTGGATGAGTGGGATGATGGAGCCAGCGTGGCCCTCAGTGAGGCACACTCACAATTTAGCCACCCATCACTGGCCCGGAGTCTGTCTGTGCCACCCCAGCCACGGGGCTCTGCCTCATCCTCAGCCTCTGTCACTGAGGGCTCCAGCATCCGACCAGTTAGCCGCCACTCCTACCTGGATCCAGACCTGGAAGCTGCCATTAACGAGGTCTTGAGCTACAAACCTGTGCCCTTCCAGCGGAGCAGCCTGGAGCCAGACTCTGAGGATGACGACCGGAAGAGCATCCAGAGTGCCCGTAGCGCACAGCTGGATTGCCCAGAAAGGAGCACCAGCATCCGCCGCTCTGCCTCTGCTGTGGATGTCTCTGGGTCGCGCAGTGGCCGCAAAAGCCGGAGCAAGCGGAGGAGCAAACGGACCAgccccagctccagctccagctccagctcctccAGCTCGGAAGGTTCCTCCGAGCACAGGCGGCGGAGGAAAGGGCGCTCTCGGAAGAGCAAGAAGAAATCCaaatcaagaagaaagaaaacagagagtgaGTCTGAATCCTCCtcgtcctcatccagtggctccACAGTCTCAGGCCACAGCCGCTCCAGTGTGAAAAGGGGCCCAACCACAGACATCGAGGAAACCGGGCAAGCGCCAAGACGgtcaaagaaggaagagaagcagcGAAAGAAAGAGGTCGACAGTCTGATGATGCGGTACCTGTACCGGCCAGAGAGTGACTAG
- the Myo18a gene encoding unconventional myosin-XVIIIa isoform X9, protein MHMFKGCRREDMAPHIYAVAQTAYRAMLMSRQDQSIVLLGSSGSGKTTSFQHLVQYLTTIAGTSGSKVFSVEKWQALYTLLEAFGNSPTIMNGSATRFSQILSLDFDQAGQVASASIQTMLLEKLRVARRPSSEATFNVFYYLLACGDSTLRTELHLNHLAENNVFGIVPLAKPEEKQKAAQQFSKLQTAMKVLAISPEEQKACWLILASIYHLGAAGATKAGRKQFARHEWAQKAAYLLGCSLEELSSAIFKHQLKGGTLQRSTSFRQGPEESGLGEGTGPKLSAMECLEGMASGLYSELFTLLISLVNRALKSSQHSLCSMMIVDTPGFQNPERGGSARGASFEELCHNYAQDRLQRLFHERTFLQELERYKEENIELAFDDLEPATDDSVAAVDQASHQSLVRSLAHADEARGLLWLLEEEALVPGATEDALLDRLFSYYGPQEGDKKGQSPLLRSSKPRHFLLGHSHGTNWVEYNVTGWLNYTKQNPATQNAPRLLQDSQKKIISNLFLGRAGSATVLSGSIAGLEGGSQLALRRATSMRKTFTTGMAAVKKKSLCIQIKLQVDALIDTIKRSKMHFVHCFLPVAEGWPGEPRSASSRRVSSSSELDLPPGDPCEAGLLQLDVSLLRAQLRGSRLLDAMRMYRQGYPDHMVFSEFRRRFDVLAPHLTKKHGRNYIVMDEKRAVEELLESLDLEKSSCCMGLSRVFFRAGTLARLEEQRDEQTSRHLTLFQAACRGYLSRQHFKKRKIQDLAIRCVQKNIKKNKGVKDWPWWKLFTTVRPLIQVQLSEEQIRNKDEEIQQLRSKLEKVEKERNELRLNSDRLETRISELTSELTDERNTGESASQLLDAETAERLRAEKEMKELQTQYDALKKQMEVMEMEVMEARLIRAAEINGEVDGDDAGGEWRLKYERAVREVDFTKKRLQQELEDKMEVEQQSRRQLERRLGDLQADSDESQRALQQLKKKCQRLTAELQDTKLHLEGQQVRNHELEKKQRRFDSELSQAQEETQREKLQREKLQREKDMLLAEAFGLKQQLEEKDMDIAGFTQKVVSLEAELQDISSQESKDEASLAKVKKQLRDLEAKVKDQEEELDEQAGSIQMLEQAKLRLEMEMERMRQTHAKEMESRDEEVEEARQSCQKKLKQMEVQLEEEYEDKQKALREKRELESKLSTLSDQVNQRDFESEKRLRKDLKRTKALLADAQIMLDHLKNNAPSKREIAQLKNQLEESEFTCAAAVKARKAMEVEMEDLHLQIDDIAKAKTALEEQLSRLQREKNEIQNRLEEDQEDMNELMKKHKAAVAQASRDMAQMNDLQAQLEESNKEKQELQEKLQALQSQVEFLEQSMVDKSLVSRQEAKIRELETRLEFEKTQVKRLESLANRLKENMEKLTEERDHRAAAENREKEQNKRLQRQLRDTKEEMSELARKEAEASRKKHELEMDLESLEAANQSLQADLKLAFKRIGDLQAAIEDEMESDENEDLINSLQDMVTKYQKRKNKLEGDSDVDSELEDRVDGVKSWLSKNKGPSKAASDDGSLKSSSPTSHWKSLAPDPSDDENGPVDSTSRPRFSHSYLSDSDTEAKPTETNA, encoded by the exons ATGCACATGTTCAAGGGGTGTCGGCGGGAGGACATGGCACCCCACATCTATGCCGTGGCCCAAACTGCATATAGGGCAATGTTGATGAGCCGCCAGGACCAGTCCATTGTCCTTCTGGGTAGTAGTGGCAGTGGCAAGACCACCAGCTTCCAGCATCTGGTGCAATATCTGACCACCATTGCTGGCACCAGCGGGAGCAAGGTGTTTTCTG TGGAGAAGTGGCAGGCCCTGTACACCCTCCTGGAAGCCTTCGGGAACAGCCCTACCATCATGAATGGCAGTGCCACCCGCTTCTCCCAGATTCTCTCCCTGGACTTTGACCAAGCTGGCCAGGTGGCCTCAGCCTCCATTCAG ACGATGCTCCTGGAGAAGCTGCGTGTGGCCCGACGCCCATCCAGTGAGGCCACTTTCAATGTCTTCTACTACTTGCTGGCCTGTGGTGATAGCACCCTCAG GACAGAGCTCCACCTGAACCACTTGGCAGAGAACAATGTGTTTGGAATTGTGCCATTAGCCAAG CCTGAGGAGAAGCAGAAAGCTGCTCAGCAGTTCAGTAAGCTACAGACGGCCATGAAGGTACTGGCCATCTCCCCCGAAGAACAGAAGGCCTGCTGGCTCATCCTGGCTTCCATCTACCATCTTGGGGCTGCAGGAGCTACCAAAG CTGGACGTAAGCAGTTTGCCCGCCACGAATGGGCCCAGAAAGCTGCATATCTGCTGGGCTGCAGTCTGGAAGAGCTGTCCTCAGCTATCTTTAAGCATCAACTTAAAGGTGGTACCCTGCAGCGATCCACCTCCTTCCGTCAGGGCCCCGAGGAGAGCGGCCTGGGAGAGGGCACAG GCCCCAAACTGAGTGCTATGGAGTGCTTAGAGGGCATGGCATCCGGCCTCTACAGTGAGCTCTTTACCCTCCTCATCTCTCTGGTAAACAG GGCTCTCAAGTCCAGCCAGCACTCGCTCTGTTCCATGATGATTGTGGATACACCAGGCTTCCAGAACCCTGAGCGGGGTGGGTCAGCCCGTGGAGCCTCCTTCGAGGAGCTGTGTCACAACTATGCCCAAGACAGGCTGCAGAGGCTGTTCCATGAGCGCACCTTCCTCCAGGAGTTGGAAAGATACAAGGAG GAGAACATCGAACTGGCATTTGATGACTTGGAGCCGGCCACAGATGACTCGGTGGCTGCTGTGGACCAAGCTTCCCACCAGTCCCTG GTCCGCTCACTGGCCCATGCTGATGAGGCAAGGGGGCTACTATGGCTGCTGGAAGAGGAGGCGCTGGTGCCAGGTGCCACCGAGGATGCTCTCCTCGACCGTCTTTTCTCCTATTACGGCCCCCAGGAAGGAGACAAAAAAG GCCAGAGCCCTCTCCTGCGCAGCAGCAAACCCCGGCACTTTCTCCTGGGCCACAGCCATGGTACCAACTGGGTGGAGTACAATGTGACTGGCTGGCTGAACTACACCAAGCAGAACCCAGCTACCCAAAATGCCCCCCGGCTCCTGCAGGATTCTCAGAA AAAGATCATCAGCAACTTGTTTCTAGGCCGGGCAGGCAGTGCCACAGTGCTCTCAGGTTCTATTGCGGGCCTGGAGGGCGGCTCCCAGCTGGCCTTGCGCCGGGCGACTAGCATGAGGAAAACCTTTACCACTGGCATGGCAGCTGTCAAGAAGAAGTCACTGTGCATACAGATTAAGCTGCAAGTG GATGCCCTCATTGACACCATCAAGAGGTCCAAGATGCACTTTGTGCACTGCTTCCTGCCTGTGGCTGAGGGCTGGCCTGGGGAACCCCGATCTGCCTCTTCCCGCCGAGTTAGCAGCAGCAGTGAGCTGGACCTGCCCCCTGGAGACCCCTGTGAGGCTGGGCTGCTGCAGCTGGATGTGTCCCTCCTCCGAGCCCAGCTTCGGGGATCCCGCCTGCTTGACGCAATGCGCATGTACCGCCAAG GTTACCCAGACCACATGGTATTTTCTGAGTTCCGCCGTCGCTTTGATGTCCTGGCTCCACACCTGACCAAGAAACATGGGCGCAACTATATAGTGATGGATGAGAAGCGG GCTGTGGAAGAACTGCTGGAGTCGCTAGACCTGGAAAAGAGCAGCTGCTGCATGGGCCTGAGTCGG GTGTTCTTCCGGGCAGGCACGTTGGCACGGCTGGAAGAGCAGCGAGATGAGCAAACCAGCAGGCACCTGACCCTGTTCCAAGCGGCCTGCAGGGGCTACCTCTCGCGCCAGCATTTCAAGAAGAGAAAG ATCCAGGACCTGGCCATTCGCTGTGTGCAGAAGAACATCAAGAAGAACAAAGGGGTGAAGGACTGGCCCTGGTGGAAGCTCTTCACCACTGTGCGGCCCCTCATCCAAGTTCAGCTGTCAGAAGAACAGATCCGCAACAAAGAC GAGGAGATCCAGCAACTGCGCAGCAAGCTTGAGAaggtggagaaagaaaggaatgagctTCGGCTCAACAGTGACCGGCTGGAGACCCGG atCTCAGAGCTGACATCGGAGCTGACAGATGAGCGGAACACAGGAGAGTCCGCCTCCCAGCTGCTGGATGCCGAGACAGCCGAGAGGCTTCGAGctgagaaggaaatgaaggagctACAG ACCCAGTACGATGCACTGAAGAAGCAAATGGAAGTTATGGAAATGGAGGTGATGGAGGCCCGGCTCATCCGGGCGGCAGAGATCAACGGGGAAGTGGATGGCGATGATGCAG GGGGAGAGTGGCGGCTGAAGTATGAGCGTGCTGTTCGGGAGGTGGACTTCACCAAGAAGCGGCTCCAGCAAGAGTTGGAAGACAAGATGGAGGTGGAGCAGCAGAGTCGGAGGCAGCTGGAGAGGCGG CTTGGGGACCTGCAAGCAGATAGTGACGAGAGTCAGCGGGCACTACAGCAGCTCAAGAAGAAGTGCCAGCGGCTCACAGCTGAGCTGCAGGACACCAAGCTGCACCTGGAGGGCCAGCAAGTCCGAAACCATGAGCTGGAGAAGAAGCAGAGGAG GTTTGACAGTGAGCTTTCCCAGGCACAGGAGGAGACCCAGCGGGAGAAGCTGCAGAGGGAGAAACTTCAGCGGGAGAAGGACATGCTCCTGGCTGAGGCTTTCGGCTTGAAGCAGCAGCTGGAG GAAAAAGACATGGACATTGCGGGGTTTACCCAGAAGGTCGTCTCCTTGGaggctgagctccaggacatTTCTTCTCAAGAGTCCAAGGATGAGGCTTCTCTGGCCAAGGTCAAGAAGCAGCTCCGGGACTTGGAGGCCAAGGTCAAGGATCAGGAAGAGGAGCTGGATGAACAGGCTGGGAGCATCCAGATGCTGGAGCAG GCCAAGCTGCgtctggagatggagatggagaggaTGAGACAGACCCATGCCAAGGAGATGGAGAGTCGTGACGAGGAGGTGGAGGAGGCCCGGCAGtcatgccagaagaag CTAAAACAGATGGAAGTGCAGCTTGAGGAGGAGTATGAAGACAAGCAGAAGGCACTGCGGGAGAAGCGGGAGCTGGAGAGCAAGCTCTCCACACTCAGTGACCAG GTGAACCAGCGGGACTTTGAGTCAGAAAAGAGGTTGCGCAAAGACCTGAAGCGCACCAAGGCGCTGCTGGCAGATGCCCAGATCATGCTGGACCACTTAAAGAACAACGCCCCCAGCAAGCGGGAGATTGCCCAGCTGAAGAACCAG CTGGAAGAGTCGGAGTTCACGTGTGCAGCAGCAGTCAAAGCACGGAAAGCAATGGAGGTAGAGATGGAAGACCTGCACCTACAGATTGATGACATCGCCAAAGCCAAGACAGCG TTGGAGGAGCAACTCAGTCGCCTGCAGCGTGAGAAAAATGAGATCCAGAACCGGCTGGAAGAGGATCAGGAGGACATGAACGAGCTGATGAAGAAGCACAAGGCAGCTGTGGCCCAG gCCTCCCGGGACATGGCACAGATGAACGATCTCCAGGCTCAGCTAGAAGAATCCAACAAGGAGAAGCAAGAGCTACAAGAGAAG CTACAAGCCCTGCAGAGCCAGGTGGAGTTCCTGGAGCAGTCCATGGTAGACAAGTCCCTTGTCAGCAGGCAAGAAGCAAAGATCAGGGAGCTGGAAACGCGCCTGGAGTTCGAGAAGACCCAAGTGAAGCGTCTGGAG AGCCTGGCTAATCGGCTCAAGGAAAACATGGAGAAGCTGACTGAGGAACGGGACCATCGCGCTGCAGCTGAGAACCGGGAGAAGGAGCAGAACAAGAGGCTCCAGCGACAGCTCCGGGACACTAAGGAGGAGATGAGTGAACTTGCCAGGAAGGAGGCCGAGGCCAGCCGCAAGAAACATGAGCTG GAGATGGACCTGGAGAGTCTGGAAGCCGCTAACCAAAGCCTGCAGGCTGATCTAAAGCTGGCGTTCAAGCGCATTGGGGACTTGCAAGCCGCCATTGAGGACGAGATGGAGAGTGATGAGAATGAGGACCTTATCAACAG ttTGCAGGACATGGTGacaaaatatcagaaaagaaagaataaact TGAGGGAGACTCTGATGTGGACTCAGAGCTGGAGGACCGGGTCGACGGGGTCAAGTCTTGGTTGTCAAAGAACAAGGGACCTTCCAAGGCAGCTTCTGATGATGGCAGCTTGAAGAGTTCCAG cccaaCCAGTCACTGGAAGTCCCTCGCCCCTGACCCATCAGATGATGAGAATGGTCCTGTAGACAGCACCTCCAGACCCCGATTCTCCCACAGCTATTTGAGTGACAGCGACACAGAGGCCAAGCCGACAGAGACCAATGCATAG